A genomic window from Triticum urartu cultivar G1812 chromosome 7, Tu2.1, whole genome shotgun sequence includes:
- the LOC125520288 gene encoding thaumatin-like protein → MATVTTGLVAAASLLLLLAGGASAATLALYNKCGETVWPGIQPGAGKEILARGGLQLLPNRATSIRLPAGWSGRVWGRQGCRFDAAGRGKCATGDCGGALYCNGAGGEPPATLAEITLGASASALDFYDVSLVDGYNVAIDMRPYHGSGANCLPAGCVSDLNSVCPAGLAVRGGNRVVGCRSACAAFGSAEYCCTGQFGGPQQCKPTTYSRLFKRACPKAYSYAYDDKTSILTCAAGTSYVVTFCPHRR, encoded by the coding sequence ATGGCGACGGTGACCACCGGCCTCGTGGCCGCGGCGTCGCTCCTCCTGCTGCTCGCGGGAGGCGCGTCGGCGGCGACGCTGGCGCTGTACAACAAGTGCGGCGAGACGGTGTGGCCGGGCATCCAGCCGGGGGCCGGCAAGGAGATCCTGGCCCGCGGCGGGCTGCAGCTGCTCCCCAACCGCGCCACCTCCATCCGCCTCCCGGCCGGCTGGTCGGGCCGCGTGTGGGGCCGGCAGGGGTGCCGCTTCGACGCGGCGGGCCGCGGCAAGTGCGCCACGGGCGACTGCGGCGGCGCCCTCTACTGCAACGGCGCCGGCGGCGAGCCCCCGGCCACGCTGGCGGAGATCACGCTTGGCGCGTCGGCCTCCGCGCTCGACTTCTACGACGTGAGCCTGGTGGACGGCTACAACGTGGCCATCGACATGCGGCCCTACCACGGGTCCGGCGCCAACTGCCTCCCCGCCGGCTGCGTCAGCGACCTCAACAGCGTCTGCCCCGCCGGGCTCGCCGTCCGCGGCGGCAACAGGGTCGTGGGCTGCCGCAGCGCATGCGCCGCGTTCGGGAGCGCCGAGTACTGCTGCACGGGGCAGTTCGGCGGGCCGCAGCAGTGCAAGCCGACGACCTACTCGCGGCTCTTCAAGCGGGCCTGCCCCAAGGCGTACTCCTACGCGTACGACGACAAGACCTCCATCCTCACCTGCGCCGCCGGCACCTCCTACGTCGTCACCTTCTGCCCCCACCGCCGCTAG